The window CGCAGGGGTGGCGGTGGGCGGCCATGTGGACGCGGATCTGGTGGGTGCGTCCGGTCTCCAGCTTGACGTCGAGCAGGGAGGCCGCGCGGAACGCCTCGATCAGGTCGTAGTGCGTGACGGACGGCTTGCCGTCGGCGGTGACCGCCCACTTGTAGTCGTGGTTCGGGTGCCTGCCGATGGGCGCGTCGATGGTGCCGCTGGTCGGGTCGGGGTGGCCCTGGACCAGGGTGTGGTAGCGCTTGTCGACCGTGCGCTCCTTGAACTGGCGCTTGAGCGACGTGTACGCGTACTCGGACTTGGCGACCACCATCAGGCCCGAGGTGCCGACGTCGAGGCGGTGCACGATGCCCTGGCGCTCGGCGGCGCCGGAGGTGGAGATGCGGTAGCCGGCCGCCGCGAGGCCGCCGATCACGGTCGGGCCGGACCAGCCGGGGCTGGGGTGCGCGGCGACGCCGACCGGCTTGACGATCACGACCACGTCGTCGTCGTCGTGCACGATCTCCATGCCCTCGACCGGCTCGGCGACCACCTGCACGGGCGCGGGTGCCTGCGGCATCTCGACCTCGAGCCAGGCACCGCCGCGCACCCGCTCGGACTTGCCGGCCACCGTGCCGTCGACCAGCACCTTGCCCGTGGCGGCCAGCTCCGCCGCCTTCGTACGGGAGAAGCCGAACATCCGGGAGATGGCGGCGTCGACGCGCTCGCCCTCCAGGCCTTCGGGCACGGGCAGGGTACGGATCTCGGGAAGCGTGCTCACCCGTCGAGTATGCCGGACCGGTCCGGCGTTCCCGTCCCGGGCTCAGTCCTTGTGGACGGTCCCGTCCGGGTCGAGGCCGCGGAAGGAGAGCAGCACGATCAGGATGCCGCCGCAAACGATCGCCGAGTCGGCGAGGTTGAACACGGCGAAGTGCTTGGGCGAGATGAAGTCGACCACGGCGCCCTCGAAGACGCCCGGCGCCCGGAAGAGCCGGTCGGTGAGGTTGCCCAGCGCGCCGCCGAGCAGCAGGCCCAGCGCGATGGCCCAGGGCAGGCTGTAGAGCTTGCGCGCGAGGCGGGCGATCACCACGATCACGGCGGCCGCGATGACCGTGAAGATCACGGTGAAGGCCTCGCCGAAGCCGAAGGCGGCGCCCGCGTTGCGGATCGCCTCCAGTTGCAGCCAGTCGCCGATGAGCCGGATCGGCGGGCGGTGCTCCAGCTTGGCGACCACGAGCATCTTGCTGGCCAGGTCGAGGGCGT of the Streptomyces sp. NBC_01788 genome contains:
- a CDS encoding RluA family pseudouridine synthase, with protein sequence MSTLPEIRTLPVPEGLEGERVDAAISRMFGFSRTKAAELAATGKVLVDGTVAGKSERVRGGAWLEVEMPQAPAPVQVVAEPVEGMEIVHDDDDVVVIVKPVGVAAHPSPGWSGPTVIGGLAAAGYRISTSGAAERQGIVHRLDVGTSGLMVVAKSEYAYTSLKRQFKERTVDKRYHTLVQGHPDPTSGTIDAPIGRHPNHDYKWAVTADGKPSVTHYDLIEAFRAASLLDVKLETGRTHQIRVHMAAHRHPCVGDLTYGADPTLAKRLRLTRQWLHAVRLGFEHPGDGQWVEFASDYPEDLQKALDQVREETYA
- the lspA gene encoding signal peptidase II; amino-acid sequence: MAEAERIIGTPDTPGAAGAGRQRPGGDTAPVGPSGAEGAQAPAGGPGTGGTAAGPDGTSGTPAGADGRAPAAERPRGRRRIAVLFTVAAIAYALDLASKMLVVAKLEHRPPIRLIGDWLQLEAIRNAGAAFGFGEAFTVIFTVIAAAVIVVIARLARKLYSLPWAIALGLLLGGALGNLTDRLFRAPGVFEGAVVDFISPKHFAVFNLADSAIVCGGILIVLLSFRGLDPDGTVHKD